The sequence CGCATCCCCGACGTTTCCGTAGATTTCGAGCACGCAGGATCACTGAGACAACGAACCAGGAGACGGAAATGTCGATCTTCAAGCGCAGCTTCTTCGTTCAGGCGCCGGTGCTCGGAATGCTGGCCTTCGTCGCGGCGTGCGGCGGTGCCGAGGCTCCCGCCGCGGAGGCGTCTTCCGCCGCCGTGCCGGCCGCGGCCACGGTGGAGGCGGCTGCTCCCGCAGGCGTGGAGGGGAACGTCGTCGAGGTGAAGATGATCAGCACCCCCAACGGTTCCGGGATCTTCGAGCCGGCCGAGATCACCGTCAGGAAGGGCGACGTGCTCCGCTTCGTCACGGACGGCGGCTCCGCGCACAACGTGTCCTTCCCGGCCGCGGAGAACGCCGGCGCCTCGAACCTGCCGCCGGCCAGCTCGTACATCATGGCCGCGGGGCAGAGCGTGGACGTGCCGGTCACCATGGGCGCGGGGAGCTACACCTACCAGTGCGACCCGCACGCCATGATGGGGATGAAGGGGAAGGTCAACGTCACCGAGTAAGCTCGGCTGCAGAGAGAGCGAAGGAAGGGGAGGCCGCCCGGCGGGCGGCCTCCCCTTCGCCTTTTCCTGCCCCGGCGCCGGCCGGCCCGCCCTCAGAGGCCCAGGGCCGCCCGGATGGTGGGGGGGATCCGCTCCGCGGTCCAGGGGGGCGAGAAGGTCAGCTCCACGTCCGCGCTCTCGACCCCTTCCACTCCCTCGACCGCCTCGCGCGCCTGCGTGAGGATCTCCCCGGCCACGGGGCATCCAGGGGAGGTGAGGGACATGGTGACGTCCACGTGCGACCCCTCCACCCGGATGTCGTAGATCAGCCCGAGCACCACCAGGTCCAGGTTCATCTCCGGATCCTTCACCTGGCGCAGCGCCTTCCTGACCGCAGCTTCGGTAACCATTTCGACTCCCGTACGTTGACGCTCCCGCAAACAGCTTCGGAACCGGAGGATACCGGGACCGCTCGCGGCCTGTCAACCTCAGCCGCGCGTACTTGCCCCCGGCGGCGGGGCGCGTACCTTTGTGGCGCGGCGGTACGCGGGTTGCCGGGAACCGCCCGCGTCCGTGCCGCCCCGGGGCTCCCCCGGCGCCTCCTCGACCGCCCGCTCCGCGACAGGATGACTTCCGAGATGACGCCCAGACCGATCCGCAGAATCGCCATCAACACCGGAGGCGGGGACGCGCCCGGGCTGAACGCCGTGATCCGCGCCGCCACGCTGGCCGGGCTGCACAACGGGTGGGAGGTGCTCGGCATCCGCCGCGGCTACACCGGCCTGCTGGAGGGAGAGGTGGACGGGGAGCCGGGGGTGTTCCGGCTCACGGCACAGTCGGTCCGGGGGATCACGCACCTGGGGGGAACCATCCTGGGAACCACCACCCGCGGCAACCCGTTCGGGCTGGAGGTCCGCCAGCCGGACGGGACCTGGGGGACGGTGGACCGCTCCGACGAGATCGTCCGCCGGTTCCGGGAGCTGGAGATCGACGCGCTGATCGCCATCGGCGGCGACGGCTCGCTGAACATCGCCAACGCGCTCTACGAGAAGGGGCTCCCCGTGATCGGGGTGCCCAAGACGATCGACAACGACCTGCGCGCCACGGACGTCACCTTCGGGTTCTTCACCGCGGTGGAGGTGGCCACCGACGCCATCGGCCGGCTGCACTCGACGGCCGAGGCGCACCAGCGCGTCATGGTCGTGCAGGTGATGGGGCGCCACACCGGGTGGATCGCGCTGGAGTCCGGGCTGGCGGGCGGGGCGGACGTGATCCTGATCCCGGAGATCCCCTACTCCGTGGAGAGGGTCGCGGAGAAGGTCAGGGAGCGCGACGCCCACGGCCGCCGCTTCAGCATCGTCGTGGTGGCGGAGGGGGCGCACGCCGCGGGCGGAGAGCCCAGCGTGGTGGACCCCGGCGGCCGCTACGGAGGGATCGCGGAGCGGGTCGCGGCGGAGATCGCCGCCGTCACGGACAAGGAGACCCGCTCGATGGTGCTGGGGCACATCCAGCGCGGCGGCTCCCCCATCGCGTACGACCGGAACCTCTCCCTCCGGTTCGGGGCGGCGGCGGTCCGCTGCATCCACGAGGGGAGCCTGGGCACCATGGTCGCGCTCCAGGGCGACGCCATCCGGGCGGTGCCGCTCAAGGACGCCGTCTCCGCCATCAAGACCGTTCCCCTGGACAACGACCGCCTGATGACGGCCCGGCAGCTCGGGGTCTCGTTCGGCGACTGAGAGCCACCGGCCCCCGCCATCCCCGACCGAGAGACCCGTGCCGAGCTCACCCGATCCGGGACGGCCCGCCGCCGCCGCGGTGGCGAAGGCCTTCTGCGCCGTTCCGCTGACCGGCTCCGCGAGTGACGTCGCCGCCGCGTGCGTGGAGGTGCTGCGCTCGCTCGTGGGGGGGCCGGCGCGGATCACCGTGGCCACCGTCCCGGTGCCCCTCGCGGTGGGCGACGCCCCGGCCGGGCTGGCGCCCGCGCTCCGCTTCCCCGGTCCCGACGGTGCCGGCGAGCTCTGGCTCGCGGGCGGGGCGGAGGCGCTCGCCCCCGAGCTGCGCAGGGCGGTCGCGGAGCAGCTCGGGCGTACGTGGGCGGTGCAGGAGGAGCGCGCCACGCAGGCGGCGGAGCTGGACCGGCTCCGCTTCCACCTGGCGGCGCTGCAGCAGGTCGCCCGGACGCTGGCGGTGGTCCGCGGCGCCGAGGAGACGGAGCGCCTGGTGCTGGACTCGGTGGGGGAGGTCTTCTTCGCCTGGTGGGCAGCGCTCTACCGCTGCGAGGGGAGCGAGTACATCTGCCGTGCGGTGCGGTCGCTCCGTGGAGAGTCGGTGGCGTACGCCGTCCCCGCGCGGGTCGTGCACGAGGTGGCCCCGCCCGGGGGCGCGCCGCGGGTCCCTCCCGGGGACGCCGAGATCCGCGACCACGTCCCCGCCGAGGTGGCGGTGGTCGCCCCGCTGGAGATCGGCGAGGGGCAGGCGGGGCTGCTGATCCTGGGGCGGCGCATGACGGACGCGCCGTACGAGGCGCACGACCTGGCCCTCCTCCGCGCCCTGGCGGACTCGTCGGCGGTGGCGCTCCGCAACGCCGACCTCCTGGACCGGCTGCGCGCCCAGGCCACCATCGACCCGCTCACCGGCTGCCACAACCGGCGGGGCTTCGACGAGCTGCTGTCGGTGGAGATGTCGCGGGCGCACCGCTACCAGCGGCCGCTCTGCGTGGTGCTCCTGGACATCGACCACTTCAAGCGGATCAACGACGACTTCGGGCACGACGCCGGGGACGCGGCGCTGCAGCGGATCGGGCGGACGGTGCGGCACGCTTTCCGCACCACGGACAGCGCCTGCCGCTACGGGGGCGAGGAGTTCGCCCTCCTCTTCCCGGAGACCCCCAAAGAGGAGGCGCTGAAGCTGGCGGAGCGCCTCCGGGCGACAATCGGGTCGCTGGCCCCTACGGAGGAGGTCCCGCGAGGGATGACTGCGAGCTTCGGCGTGTCCGCGTACCCGGACGACGGCGAGACGGCGGCGGAGCTGCTGCGGGCCGCCGACCGCGCCCTGTACCGCGCGAAGACGCTGGGGCGGAACCGGGTGGAGCCGGCCTCGGGCGGGCCCCTGGCGGGAGAGACCGAGAGCGGCATGGCGGCGGATTCACCCCGGACCGAGTGAGGGACACATCGCAACCGAGAGCCTGACGCCCAAGCAGCGCGCGCACCTGAAGTCGCTGGCGCACCACCTGAAGCCGATCTTCCAGGTCGGCAAGGAGGGAGTGAGCGACACGGCCGTGCGCGCGGTGGAGGACGCCTTCAACACGCGTGAGCTGCTGAAGGTGAAGGTGCAGGAGGCGGCCCCGCAGAACGTGCGCGAAGCGGGCGCGGAGCTCGCGGAGCGCATCGGCGGCGCGCACCTGGTGCAGACCATCGGCCGCACCGCCGTTCTGTACCGGCCGCACCCGGAGAAGCCGGAGATCCGTCTGCCCGCGGCGTAGCTTCCTGCGGCGGGCCGCTCCGGAGCTAGACGAACGGCGCCCCCACCCGGATCTCCCGGCGGGGGCGCCGTTCTATTCTCGCACTTCCGCACTCAGTAGATGTACACCTGCGTCCCCACCGGCACGTTCTCGTACATCCAGAGGATGTCGTCCTTCCGCATGCGGATGCACCCGTGGCTCGCGGCGGTCCCGATGGAGGCCTCGTTGTCGGTGCCGTGGAAGTAGTACCCGTCGTACATCTCCAGCTTGGCGACGCCGAGCACGCCCTTGTGCTTGCGCTGCGGGCTCCCCCAGGGCGGGATGTAGATGGTGTTCCCGCGGATCGGCTCGCGCCCGGCGGGGAAGCCGGCCAGGGCGTTGGGGGGGGCGTTGCTCATGTCCACCACGCGCAGGCCGCGCTTGCGGGCCACCTCCACGTAGTGCCAGTTGGGCGGCACCCACACCGGGTCCAGCTCCTTGTGGGTGATGGACATCTTCCCGCGCGGGGTCTGGAAGCGCTTGGTCCTTCCGCCCAGCACCAGCGTCTTCCCGGAGCCGACCGCCACCGGGGCCGCGAAGAGGGTGTCGTCCCCTTTGATGTAGCTCACCTTGCGCTCCGCGATCGAGACCACCAGGTACGGGCGCTCGGACGGGAGCAGCTCGCTCTCCTTCGCTTCGAGCTGGCGGACGCTGTCCGCGATGGCGGCGGCGCTCCGCGCCTCCTGCTCCTGGAGGAAGGCGAGCGACTGCATGTCGTGCGCGTAGGCGATCTTCGCCACGTCGCGCTCGTACCGCTCGTTGACCGCCCATGCGGTGGCCGTCACGAAGAGCACGGCCAGGAGCGCCGCGCCTCCCAGCAGCGCCAGCGTGACGCCTCGGTAGTCGAAGAAGATCCGGCGCAGGCGGCCCGGCGGCGTGTGGTTCCGCCGCTCCGGCCCGCCCGCGCGTGTGGTGCGCTCGTCCATCGTCCTCTCCCTGCAGCTAGTAGATGAAGACCGGAGTGTCCTCGCGGACCGCGTCGAAGATGGCCCGCATGTCCCGCTCGCGGACCATGAACGCGGCGGGCTTCACGCCGTCGGCCAGGGGCCCCGACTCCGGCTCGCTGTAGATTTCCGTACCGTCGTCCAGGCGGAGCACGTACCGGCCCAGGGCGCCCTTCACCCGCCGCTCCTCCTCCGGCGGGACGGGCTCACCGCGGCCCACGTAGACCCACTCCGGCACGGTGTAGACCGGCGAGGTCTCCTTGTCGCGGACGGTCCGCTGCCCCAGCGCCCGCACGAAGCGCCAGGTGCGGCCGTCGGGCGCGTTGATCGTCGAGTCCGGCCCGATCCGCACCGGGACCGCGCGGAGGGTGGCCTGCCCGTGCCGCAGCAGAAGCGTGGAGTCCTCCATCCTCACCGCCAGGTGGAGCCCCTTCTGCTGCAGTCCCTTGACCCGCAGCTCCCTCTGCAGCAGCGCCACCGCCATCTCGGAGCGGGCCGCACGCGACTCGAGGATCCGGTCGCGGGTGGCGCGCTCGGCGGCGGTCATCCGCTGGTTCAGCTCCGCCGCCTCGCGGCGGTACTGCGGGATCCGCGACGCGACGGTCGCGGTCGCCACCAGGAACAGCACCATCAGCGTCGCCGTCCCCCAGAAGAAGACCGGGTGATCCTGCCGGAACCGGGAGAAGCGCGTTCGCGTCTCGGTCATTCGCCTCGTCGGATGGTCGGGAAGGTTCGCGGTCGCTTTCGAGGGTTTCGGGGGGCCGTCGAAGCAAGACCCGTTCCCCCCCCGTGCTCCTGTACCTCCTGGTCGATGGTGCGTATGTGGTTTGCCTGCATGTACTTGGGTTACACGGGCGTGGGCCGGCGGTTCCGTGGGACTCCCTCCCCGCGTACCGGCCCGCTGCTTGCACCCCGCACCAATCTGGACCTGCACACGGGGGGCGCATGGAGGCGAGGACCGGGGTCCACCGCACGGCGAAGACGGGAGGGGGCGAGTCCGCGGCGGGAGCCGGAGAGCAGAGCCCGGACCGCCTGTTCGCCATCGGCCTGGCGCGGGCGTTCGGGGGGGCGATCTTCTTCTCGCTCCCCCTGCTGATGACCATGGAGATGTGGTGGCTGGGCTTCTACATGAGCCGCCTGCACCTGGCCCTCTTCACGATCTTCATGATCCCGCTCCTCATCGGCCTGGACCACTACTCCGGGTTCAAGGAGACCTCCACCTGGGGGGAGGACGCCGTGGACGCCATGGTGGCGTACGGGGTGGGGTTCGTGGCGTCCGCGGTGGTGCTCGCGCTCCTGGCGATCATCGACACGACCATGCCGGCCCGGGAGATCGTCGGGAAAGTGGCCCTCCAGGCCGTCCCCGCCAGCTTCGGGGCGGTGCTGTCCGCGAGCCAGCTGGGAGGGGGAGGGGGCAGGGAGGAGGAGCGGAAGGAGCACGCCGGCTACGGTGGGGAGCTGCTCTTCATGACGGCCGGAGCGGTGTTCCTCGCCTTCAACGTGGCGCCCACCGAGGAGATGATCCTCATCGCGTTCAAGATGACGCCGTGGCACGCCCTGGCGCTCGCCGCCGCCTCGCTGGCCATGATGCACGCCTTCGTGTACGCCGTGGAGTTCAGGGGGAGCCACAGGGAGCCGGACGGGACGCCGTGGTGGAGCCTGTTCCTCCGCTTCACGATGGTCGGATACGCGATCGCGCTCCTGGTGAGCGCGTACGTCCTCTGGACCTTCGGGCGGTATGAGGACCATGCCCCGGCGCGAATGCTGATGGAAGCCATCGTGCTCGGCTTCCCGGCCGGCCTGGGCGCGGCCGCGGCGCGCCTGATCCTGTGAGCGGGAGGAAGACGATGGGGGAGCGCGGGCAGGAGCGGGCCGGGGGCCGGACCTCCCGGTGGGAGTGGGTCGCGGCGGCCGTGGGCACACTCCTGGTGGTCGGAGCCGTCGCCTTCATGCTCCGTGAGGCGCTCACCGGCAGCAGCTCTCCCCCGGCAGTGAAGGTGACGGTGGACTCCATCATCGCGCAGGAAGACGGCTTCCTGGTACAGCTCCGGGTCGAGAACAAGGGCGGTGAGACGGCGGCCGCTCTCCTGGTGGA is a genomic window of Longimicrobiaceae bacterium containing:
- a CDS encoding metal-sulfur cluster assembly factor, encoding MVTEAAVRKALRQVKDPEMNLDLVVLGLIYDIRVEGSHVDVTMSLTSPGCPVAGEILTQAREAVEGVEGVESADVELTFSPPWTAERIPPTIRAALGL
- a CDS encoding L,D-transpeptidase, with the protein product MDERTTRAGGPERRNHTPPGRLRRIFFDYRGVTLALLGGAALLAVLFVTATAWAVNERYERDVAKIAYAHDMQSLAFLQEQEARSAAAIADSVRQLEAKESELLPSERPYLVVSIAERKVSYIKGDDTLFAAPVAVGSGKTLVLGGRTKRFQTPRGKMSITHKELDPVWVPPNWHYVEVARKRGLRVVDMSNAPPNALAGFPAGREPIRGNTIYIPPWGSPQRKHKGVLGVAKLEMYDGYYFHGTDNEASIGTAASHGCIRMRKDDILWMYENVPVGTQVYIY
- a CDS encoding TIGR02587 family membrane protein, with amino-acid sequence MEARTGVHRTAKTGGGESAAGAGEQSPDRLFAIGLARAFGGAIFFSLPLLMTMEMWWLGFYMSRLHLALFTIFMIPLLIGLDHYSGFKETSTWGEDAVDAMVAYGVGFVASAVVLALLAIIDTTMPAREIVGKVALQAVPASFGAVLSASQLGGGGGREEERKEHAGYGGELLFMTAGAVFLAFNVAPTEEMILIAFKMTPWHALALAAASLAMMHAFVYAVEFRGSHREPDGTPWWSLFLRFTMVGYAIALLVSAYVLWTFGRYEDHAPARMLMEAIVLGFPAGLGAAAARLIL
- a CDS encoding ATP-dependent 6-phosphofructokinase is translated as MTPRPIRRIAINTGGGDAPGLNAVIRAATLAGLHNGWEVLGIRRGYTGLLEGEVDGEPGVFRLTAQSVRGITHLGGTILGTTTRGNPFGLEVRQPDGTWGTVDRSDEIVRRFRELEIDALIAIGGDGSLNIANALYEKGLPVIGVPKTIDNDLRATDVTFGFFTAVEVATDAIGRLHSTAEAHQRVMVVQVMGRHTGWIALESGLAGGADVILIPEIPYSVERVAEKVRERDAHGRRFSIVVVAEGAHAAGGEPSVVDPGGRYGGIAERVAAEIAAVTDKETRSMVLGHIQRGGSPIAYDRNLSLRFGAAAVRCIHEGSLGTMVALQGDAIRAVPLKDAVSAIKTVPLDNDRLMTARQLGVSFGD
- the yhbY gene encoding ribosome assembly RNA-binding protein YhbY produces the protein MTPKQRAHLKSLAHHLKPIFQVGKEGVSDTAVRAVEDAFNTRELLKVKVQEAAPQNVREAGAELAERIGGAHLVQTIGRTAVLYRPHPEKPEIRLPAA
- a CDS encoding plastocyanin/azurin family copper-binding protein, translated to MSIFKRSFFVQAPVLGMLAFVAACGGAEAPAAEASSAAVPAAATVEAAAPAGVEGNVVEVKMISTPNGSGIFEPAEITVRKGDVLRFVTDGGSAHNVSFPAAENAGASNLPPASSYIMAAGQSVDVPVTMGAGSYTYQCDPHAMMGMKGKVNVTE
- a CDS encoding sensor domain-containing diguanylate cyclase; protein product: MPSSPDPGRPAAAAVAKAFCAVPLTGSASDVAAACVEVLRSLVGGPARITVATVPVPLAVGDAPAGLAPALRFPGPDGAGELWLAGGAEALAPELRRAVAEQLGRTWAVQEERATQAAELDRLRFHLAALQQVARTLAVVRGAEETERLVLDSVGEVFFAWWAALYRCEGSEYICRAVRSLRGESVAYAVPARVVHEVAPPGGAPRVPPGDAEIRDHVPAEVAVVAPLEIGEGQAGLLILGRRMTDAPYEAHDLALLRALADSSAVALRNADLLDRLRAQATIDPLTGCHNRRGFDELLSVEMSRAHRYQRPLCVVLLDIDHFKRINDDFGHDAGDAALQRIGRTVRHAFRTTDSACRYGGEEFALLFPETPKEEALKLAERLRATIGSLAPTEEVPRGMTASFGVSAYPDDGETAAELLRAADRALYRAKTLGRNRVEPASGGPLAGETESGMAADSPRTE